The following DNA comes from Mycobacteroides immunogenum.
GGCGCACGCGGCGTTGGTCGAGGTGGGCAGCGGCTGCCCGGCGGGCGTGGCGGCGCCACATGCCGTACGCAATGCCGTCGCGGCGGCCTCGGTGATGTGCCGGCTGGTGGCGTGCCAGTCGGCGGGCTGACGAATCTTGTCCTGCCGCAGCATCCACGCCAGGGTGGCATCGGAGATGTCGTTCTTGACTTCGGTGTTGTCCCAGTCGAACAGTGCCACCGCCCGGGTGGACCGCTTCCAGGAACCGGTGCAGGTGCTGTTTTGGTCGATGGCGGCCTGCAGTCGCTCGCGAACATCGCCGTACCAGGGCAGTGCGGGGTCCAGCTGACGGCATTGCGGCGCCGCCGACGCGGCACCGGCGTTCCAGGCCACCGGTACCAGCGCCAGAGAAAGTACGATGACAAGCCAGCCCGTTGCCTTCACCGCCCGAAAGTACCACCGCGCGTCCGTGATTCGGGACCCATCAGCGACCCTTGGGCGCCGGCTTCAATCTGTTGGCCGCGGATCTGCCCGGCTCGTGCCCAAATGGCTTCCCGCAGTTGCTGACTGTCGGACGGGTGAGCCGTGCCGAGAATCTCGGCGCGCGCCTGCCGGGCAATGCCTACGTCGCGGTGATAGTTCCGGAAAATCTGGATCTCGCCTTCCCTGTCGGCAAGATATTCGTAGTCGGTGTGCCAGGGCTCGACGATTCGCATCAGTTCGGCGTAGACGGCCCACTGCCGCAGCGTCTGGGGACCGCCCGCCAAGACCAACAGCCCACCGACGCGTTCGACAGCCTCCCAGCCGGTGGGTGCCGGGATGAATGGGTATTCGCGTTGGCCATAAGGCGTTTCCCGCCACTGGTGAAATTCGGCGGTGCGGGTGTCCAGGCCGTGGGTGTGCCAGCGCACGGTCCCGTCGGGTTTGGTCCAGGACAGCCGGCGCAACGCCCGGGCGGCTTGCCGGGTGAGGACCGACAGGTGCGAGGGCAGCAGCACGATCGGGTCCGCGGGTTCGGCGTCGAACGGATTGGGGTCCAAATGACGGCCGTCGATCAGCACCAGAGTGCCTTCGTGCCGCTGGTACGCCAGACCCCACAGCAGCCGCGCGAGCGTTTTCGCGCCGGCTTCATCGGAGATGACGTGCCAGGTTTCATGAAACCGGTTGGTGGAGAAGCGCACATCAGCATCGGCTCGTAGCGTGATGACGGTGTACGGCCTTGCGTCGAGCATGACAGCGTGCCGGTGCAGCTTCATCAGACTGCCTGCGGTTGCGGCCGTACGTGGCCGCGCAGCTGCCTCGGCCACATTCACCTCCTGATATCTCGGCCACCCACTGTGCCGGAAAAGCAAACACCTCGATCCAGGTCGCGCGCAACCGAATTTGCGCAGGCCACGGGCACAAGGGTGCGCAATCGTGAACGGCGGCGCACTATGGTCGGGGCACTGGTGACCCGCTACAACTAAGGAGCCTGGAATGGCGCGGACCGATGACGACAGCTGGGATCTGGCCTCAAGCGTCGGGGCTACGGCGACGATGGTGGCCGCGCAGCGCGCACTGGCCAGCCACGTGCCCAATCCCCTGATCAATGATCCGTACGCGGAGCCGCTGGTGCGGGCCGTCGGCATCGAGTACTTCACCAAGTTGGCCTCGGGCGATTTCGACCCCGAGCAGATGGCGGGCTTGGTGCAGCTGGGCATCACCGCGGACGGCATGGCCAACGGAATGGCAAGCCGCACCTGGTACTACGACACCGCGTTCGAGTCGTCCACGGCCGCCGGTGTACGCCAAGTGGTCATTCTCGCCTCGGGCCTGGACACCCGCGCCTACCGCCTCACGTGGCCGGCGGGCACCACGGTGTACGAGATCGACCAGCCCGAGGTGATCGCCTTCAAGACCGACACCCTGGCCGAACTGGGGGCCGCGCCGAGCGCTGAGCGCCGCACCGTCGCGATCGACCTGCGCGAGGATTGGCCTGCCGCGTTAAAGGCGGCCGGTTTCGACCCCGGTCAGCCGACAGTCTGGTCCGCGGAGGGACTGCTCATCTACCTGCCGCCAGAGGCGCAGGACCGGCTGTTCGCGTCGATCACCGAGCTGAGCGCGCCCGGCAGCCGCATCGTGTGCGAGCAGGTTCCCGGGTTGGAGACTGCCGACTTTTCCAAGGCGCGCGAGCTCACCCGGCAATTCGCGGGAGACACATTGGATTTGGATATGGAGTCGCTTGTCTACGCCGAAGAACGCCAGATGGCCGCGGACTGGCTGGCCGAAAATGGCTGGACGGTGATCACCGAGGAGAACGACGCGCTGTACGCCCGGCTCGATCTTGAGCCGCCAAACCCATTGTTGCGGACCATATTCCCCAACATCGTGTACGTCGACGCCATCTTGAACTAGCCGGTCACGCCCGGGCGCGCAACCGCCTCCACCAAGGCCGTCCGGGCGCTTCGGTTACCTCAGGGTCCCCGACTTCCAGCGGAATCCCTTTGTAGACGGCCAGGTACATGTCGATCGTGGTGACAATGACGATCATCAGCACCGGACCCAACATGATTCCCCAGAAACCGAAGGCCGCGATTCCGGAGAAAACAGCAAGCAGCATCAGCGCTGGGTCCAGGCGTGCGCCCCGGGGTACAAGGAAGGGGCGCAACACGTTATCAATATTGGACACCACCAGCAGGTGCCAGGCGATGACGAACAGTCCGCCGACCGGGTGACCGAAGAGAATCATGCCGATACCGAACGGGATCGTCACGATACCGCCGCCGAGCGGGATGATCGACAAGGCGGTCAGCAGTATCGCGAAGAAGAAGAAACCCTGCCGGAACCCGGCAACGTAGACGGACGCCGCACCCGCGACGCCCTGTGCCATCGCGATCACGAACTGCCCCTTGACCGTTCCGCGCACCATCGCGCCGATCTTGTCCAGATACAGGTCGGTGATCTCCTCACCCAGTGGGTTGAGCTGGCGCAAGAGGGCGAGCACTTTGTCTTGCTTGACCAGAAGAGAGACAAAGACATACAGGAAGATGATGCACGCGGCCACCGCCGCCGCGACACTGCCCACAGTGCTCTGCAGCACCTGCAGCAGCCCATGTCCCACGTTCTCTGTCAACGAGGCGATCGAATGCCGCAACGTATCCGGCGTCAGCTGCACGTGCACGAACGGGATCCGCGCCAACACCCCGTTGACCAGCGCGAACGCCTTCTGCCCGAGGGCGGTCATATCGGTGTCGCCCACCCAGGTCGAGACACTGTCGACCATGCGGGTGATCTGAAGGGTCGCGACATATACCAGCGCGCCGATCGGAATCACCACCAGAGCCAGCGCACACAGCAGGGTTAGCGTGGCGGAGACACCCGCTCCGAACTGTCGGCCCAGCCGCCGGTACAGCGGGCTGAACAGGTACGCGGCCACCGCGGCGACCACAATCAGCATCAGGTAGCCGCGCAGGAAGTAGATACCGAAGGCAATGCCCACAGCTGTCAGGACTGCGAG
Coding sequences within:
- a CDS encoding AI-2E family transporter, which produces MNTELTVFQRRVLAVLTAVGIAFGIYFLRGYLMLIVVAAVAAYLFSPLYRRLGRQFGAGVSATLTLLCALALVVIPIGALVYVATLQITRMVDSVSTWVGDTDMTALGQKAFALVNGVLARIPFVHVQLTPDTLRHSIASLTENVGHGLLQVLQSTVGSVAAAVAACIIFLYVFVSLLVKQDKVLALLRQLNPLGEEITDLYLDKIGAMVRGTVKGQFVIAMAQGVAGAASVYVAGFRQGFFFFAILLTALSIIPLGGGIVTIPFGIGMILFGHPVGGLFVIAWHLLVVSNIDNVLRPFLVPRGARLDPALMLLAVFSGIAAFGFWGIMLGPVLMIVIVTTIDMYLAVYKGIPLEVGDPEVTEAPGRPWWRRLRARA
- a CDS encoding class I SAM-dependent methyltransferase; the protein is MARTDDDSWDLASSVGATATMVAAQRALASHVPNPLINDPYAEPLVRAVGIEYFTKLASGDFDPEQMAGLVQLGITADGMANGMASRTWYYDTAFESSTAAGVRQVVILASGLDTRAYRLTWPAGTTVYEIDQPEVIAFKTDTLAELGAAPSAERRTVAIDLREDWPAALKAAGFDPGQPTVWSAEGLLIYLPPEAQDRLFASITELSAPGSRIVCEQVPGLETADFSKARELTRQFAGDTLDLDMESLVYAEERQMAADWLAENGWTVITEENDALYARLDLEPPNPLLRTIFPNIVYVDAILN